The following coding sequences lie in one Zea mays cultivar B73 unplaced genomic scaffold, Zm-B73-REFERENCE-NAM-5.0 scaffold_45, whole genome shotgun sequence genomic window:
- the LOC118475438 gene encoding NAD(P)H-quinone oxidoreductase subunit 2 A, chloroplastic-like, with amino-acid sequence MIWHVQNENFILDSTRIFMKAFHLLLFHGSFIFPECILIFGLILLLMIDLTSDQKDRPWFYFISSTSLVISITALLFRWREEPIISFSGNFQTNNFNEIFQFLILLCSTLCIPLSVEYIECTEMAITEFLLFVLTATLGGMFLCGANDLITIFVAPECFSLCSYLLSGYTKRDLRSNEATMKYLLMGGASSSILVHGFSWLYGSSGGEIELQEIVNGLINTQMYNSPGISIALIFITVGLGFKLSPAPFHQWTPDVYEGVWFVRQIPTSI; translated from the coding sequence ATGATCTGGCATGTACAGAATGAAAACTTCATTCTCGATTCTACGAGAATTTTTATGAAAGCGTTTCATTTGCTTCTCTTCCATGGAAGTTTCATTTTCCCAGAATGTATCCTAATTTTTGGCCTAATTCTTCTTCTGATGATCGATTTAACCTCTGatcaaaaagatagaccttggttCTATTTCATCTCTTCAACAAGTTTAGTAATAAGCATAACGGCCCTATTGTTCCGATGGAGAGAAGAACCTATAATTAGCTTTTCGGGAAATTTCCAAACGAACAATTTCAACGAAATCTTTCAATTTCTTATTTTATTATGTTCAACTTTATGTATTCCTCTATCCGTAGAGTACATTGAATGTACAGAAATGGCTATAACAGAGTTTCTGTTATTCGTATTAACAGCTACTCTAGGGGGAATGTTTTTATGTGGTGCTAACGATTTAATAACTATCTTTGTAGCTCCAGAATGTTTCAGTTTATGTTCCTACCTATTGTCTGGATATACCAAGAGAGATCTACGGTCTAATGAGGCTACTATGAAATATTTACTCATGGGTGGGGCAAGCTCTTCTATTCTGGTTCATGGTTTCTCTTGGCTATATGGTTCATCTGGGGGGGAGATCGAGCTTCAAGAAATTGTGAATGGTCTTATCAATACACAAATGTATAACTCCCCAGGAATTTCAATTGCGCTTATATTCATCACTGTAGGACTTGGGTTCAAGCTTTCCCCAGCCCCTTTTCATCAATGGACTCCTGACGTCTACGAAGGAGTGTGGTTCGTTCGACAAATTCCTACCTCTATCTGA
- the LOC118475439 gene encoding 30S ribosomal protein S7, chloroplastic: MSRRGTAEKRTAKSDPIFRNRLVNMVVNRIMKDGKKSLAYQILYRAVKKIQQKTETNPLLVLRQAIRRVTPNIGVKTRRNKKGSTRKVPIEIGSKQGRALAIRWLLEASQKRPGRNMAFKLSSELVDAAKGSGGAIRKKEATHRMAEANRALAHFR; the protein is encoded by the coding sequence ATGTCACGTCGAGGTACTGCAGAAAAAAGAACCGCAAAATCCGATCCAATTTTTCGTAATCGATTAGTTAACATGGTGGTTAACCGTATTATGAAAGACGGAAAAAAATCATTGGCTTATCAAATTCTCTATCGAGCCGTGAAAAAGATTCAACAAAAGACAGAAACAAATCCACTATTGGTTTTACGTCAAGCAATACGTAGAGTAACTCCCAATATAGGAGTAAAAACAAGACGTAATAAAAAAGGATCGACGCGGAAAGTTCCGATTGAAATAGGATCTAAACAAGGAAGAGCACTTGCCATTCGTTGGTTATTAGAAGCATCCCAAAAGCGTCCGGGTCGAAATATGGCTTTCAAATTAAGTTCCGAATTAGTAGATGCTGCCAAAGGGAGTGGGGGTGCCATACGCAAAAAGGAAGCGACTCATAGAATGGCAGAGGCAAATAGAGCTCTTGCACATTTTCGTTAA